A genomic stretch from Ketobacter sp. MCCC 1A13808 includes:
- the ribD gene encoding bifunctional diaminohydroxyphosphoribosylaminopyrimidine deaminase/5-amino-6-(5-phosphoribosylamino)uracil reductase RibD yields the protein MTSTLFNAADHRFMAEAIRLAWRGLYTTHPNPRVGCVLVNNGQIVGRGWHQTAGQGHAEVNAIADAAARGFDIKGATAYVSLEPCSHQGKTPPCANALIDAGVGKVISAMQDPNPLVSGRGHHMLQAGGIETACGLLQSQAEQINPGFNKRMRLGRPRVMVKSAMSMDGRTAMASGESQWITSAASRADVQRLRARVQAIVTGVETVIADNPAMTVRPQSWPQALDGDSQWSGWCWPQGVNPVQPLRVVLDSTLRTPVDAAILRQPGATLILCRELDAGKAIALEMAGAEVMQMPGQDKKQGIHLDAVLELLAQRQVNDVLVEAGSQLAGNFIDQGLTDEWICYVAPMLMGSSARPVLALPAIDTMAQARDLSSNLQLKASRSVGQDIRMTYLAVPTASTQETQ from the coding sequence ATGACCTCAACGCTCTTTAACGCTGCCGACCACCGATTTATGGCTGAAGCAATTCGCTTGGCCTGGCGTGGTTTGTACACGACACACCCGAACCCGCGCGTGGGTTGTGTGCTGGTGAACAATGGGCAGATAGTGGGGCGGGGCTGGCATCAGACCGCAGGTCAGGGCCATGCCGAAGTCAATGCGATTGCCGATGCTGCAGCCCGGGGGTTTGATATTAAGGGTGCAACGGCTTATGTCTCCCTTGAACCCTGTAGCCATCAAGGCAAAACGCCTCCCTGTGCGAATGCGCTGATTGACGCCGGTGTCGGCAAAGTCATCAGTGCCATGCAAGATCCCAATCCCCTGGTGTCCGGTCGCGGGCATCATATGCTACAGGCCGGCGGTATCGAAACCGCGTGCGGTTTGCTGCAAAGCCAGGCTGAACAAATTAATCCCGGATTCAATAAACGTATGCGCTTGGGTCGCCCCCGGGTGATGGTAAAGTCCGCCATGAGCATGGACGGTCGGACCGCGATGGCCAGTGGCGAAAGCCAGTGGATTACCAGCGCGGCGTCACGGGCCGATGTGCAGCGCCTGCGGGCGAGGGTGCAGGCCATTGTCACCGGTGTTGAAACTGTAATAGCCGATAATCCCGCCATGACGGTAAGACCGCAAAGCTGGCCGCAAGCGCTGGACGGCGATAGCCAATGGTCCGGCTGGTGCTGGCCGCAAGGTGTTAATCCGGTGCAACCGTTGCGGGTCGTGCTGGATTCTACCCTGCGTACGCCGGTTGATGCCGCTATTTTAAGGCAGCCCGGCGCGACCTTGATTTTGTGTCGTGAACTGGATGCAGGAAAAGCCATTGCGCTGGAAATGGCGGGTGCCGAAGTGATGCAGATGCCTGGTCAGGATAAAAAGCAGGGTATCCATCTCGATGCCGTACTGGAATTATTAGCCCAGCGTCAGGTCAACGATGTGTTAGTCGAAGCGGGATCACAGCTGGCAGGTAACTTTATTGATCAGGGCCTCACGGATGAGTGGATTTGCTATGTGGCACCGATGCTGATGGGCAGCAGTGCTCGTCCGGTGTTGGCGCTGCCGGCAATCGACACTATGGCACAGGCCCGTGATCTGTCGTCAAACCTGCAATTGAAGGCGTCGCGCTCAGTCGGGCAGGACATCCGTATGACCTATCTTGCCGTGCCGACCGCTTCTACCCAGGAGACCCAATAG
- the ribE gene encoding 6,7-dimethyl-8-ribityllumazine synthase: MTKVTVLEGDFCATDAKFAIVVARFNSFVVESLLSGALDALARHGVSETNIEIIRVPGAFEMPLAVKQVAKKRKPDAIIALGAVIRGGTPHFDFVAGECTKGVANVMLDSDIPVSFGVLTTDTIEQAIERSGTKAGNKGADAAIGALEMVSLLRAL, from the coding sequence ATGACAAAGGTAACGGTTTTGGAAGGTGATTTTTGTGCAACCGACGCGAAGTTCGCGATTGTGGTGGCGCGCTTTAACAGTTTTGTTGTGGAAAGCCTGTTGAGTGGCGCGCTGGATGCGTTGGCGCGGCACGGTGTTAGCGAAACTAATATTGAAATTATCCGTGTGCCCGGTGCATTCGAGATGCCCCTGGCAGTGAAGCAGGTCGCGAAGAAGCGCAAGCCGGATGCCATCATTGCATTAGGCGCTGTGATTCGTGGCGGAACGCCGCATTTTGATTTTGTGGCCGGTGAGTGTACCAAAGGCGTGGCAAACGTGATGCTGGATAGCGATATTCCGGTTTCTTTTGGTGTGTTGACCACCGATACCATCGAACAGGCAATTGAGCGTTCCGGCACTAAGGCCGGTAACAAAGGCGCAGATGCAGCGATCGGTGCGTTGGAAATGGTTAGTTTGCTGCGCGCTCTGTAA
- a CDS encoding calcium-binding protein, whose amino-acid sequence MEFRNTLAMTASALLITLTGCGGGGGGGAPAEQPRAPATPTTLPIFLQSQIDKCSFVENGAPVALAGYSGTLSAVTELNCADTQFANFDEIELLSGMTALRLTNANLTSVDALQGLTQLTVLDVSNNALTDLTTISNLMSLQNLNLANNNIADLSPLTALLALTELRLSGNELLECPDVFNLKAIIESTGTGNVIIPAQCGVSLTLRDSSVPDLVINNALEETPYDRVQFVAPYIEQNVALFVVGEDLKVQLNSAEGPRSVTFTGWFTDRENTVATFGFAGDKEYTFRELQDLVGLSTALTEMDDVFEGTSNADIVYGLGGNDVIFGNNGADIIQGGKGDDIIFGHWGSINDDGSISINTRSGENGKDIIMFNLGDGNDTVAEHEIITSHRSILKFGTGISADNIQLSRVGYDLKLSFTNSPTDSVTIYNWFFADGYTIGSIQFGATEPVDANTWVINKGFSSANGEPIEGSPGDDTINGSDGNDVIFGNNGADIIQGGKGDDIIFGHWGSINDDGSISINTSSGENGKDIIMFNLGDGNDTVAEYEIITSHRSILKFGTGISADNIQLSRVGYDLKLSFTNSPTDSVTIYNWFFADDYTIGSIQFGAAEPVDANTWVINKGFSSANGEPIEGSPGDDTINGSDGNDVIFGNNGADIIQGGKGDDIIFGHWGSINDDGSISINTSSGENGKDIIMFNLGDGNDTVAEHEIITSHRSILKFGTGISADNIQLSRVGYDLKLSFTNSPTDSVTIYNWFFADDYTIGSLQFEGQEPLDAVTFVESKM is encoded by the coding sequence ATGGAATTTCGCAACACCCTGGCCATGACGGCCTCTGCATTACTGATCACACTCACCGGCTGTGGCGGAGGCGGCGGTGGCGGCGCACCCGCAGAACAACCCAGAGCACCGGCAACCCCCACAACACTACCGATATTTTTGCAAAGCCAGATCGATAAGTGTTCGTTTGTTGAAAACGGAGCACCGGTTGCTTTGGCTGGCTACAGCGGCACCCTGAGCGCAGTCACTGAGCTGAACTGTGCCGATACCCAATTCGCCAATTTTGATGAAATTGAGCTGTTAAGCGGAATGACTGCACTTCGCCTGACCAACGCCAATCTCACCAGTGTTGATGCGCTGCAAGGCCTGACTCAGTTAACCGTGCTGGATGTATCCAATAACGCACTCACCGACCTGACGACGATCAGCAACCTGATGTCGTTGCAAAACCTGAATCTGGCCAACAACAACATTGCCGACCTGTCGCCACTCACAGCCTTGCTGGCACTGACTGAACTGCGCCTGAGTGGTAACGAACTGTTAGAGTGTCCTGATGTTTTCAATCTGAAAGCCATCATCGAAAGTACCGGCACCGGCAATGTGATCATTCCGGCACAGTGCGGCGTTAGCTTGACGCTGAGAGACAGCAGTGTTCCCGACTTAGTGATTAACAATGCCCTGGAAGAAACACCCTACGATCGAGTCCAGTTTGTTGCGCCCTATATCGAACAGAATGTTGCATTGTTTGTGGTAGGTGAAGATTTAAAAGTGCAGTTGAATTCTGCTGAAGGCCCGAGGAGTGTTACTTTTACCGGATGGTTTACTGATAGAGAGAATACTGTTGCCACTTTTGGATTTGCTGGGGATAAGGAATATACGTTTCGTGAACTTCAGGATTTAGTTGGACTGAGTACTGCGCTGACAGAGATGGATGATGTGTTTGAGGGCACCAGTAATGCCGATATTGTTTATGGGTTGGGTGGCAACGATGTCATTTTTGGAAACAACGGTGCTGATATCATTCAAGGCGGGAAAGGCGATGATATTATCTTTGGTCATTGGGGCTCGATAAATGACGATGGGAGCATTTCCATCAACACCCGCTCCGGAGAGAACGGGAAAGACATCATAATGTTCAATTTGGGTGACGGAAATGACACTGTTGCAGAGCACGAAATAATCACATCACATAGATCTATCCTTAAGTTCGGTACCGGAATTTCTGCCGACAATATTCAACTTTCACGGGTCGGCTATGATTTGAAGCTCTCGTTTACCAACAGCCCTACTGATTCCGTTACTATTTATAATTGGTTTTTTGCCGATGGCTATACCATCGGATCCATCCAGTTCGGTGCTACCGAACCGGTTGATGCGAACACCTGGGTTATAAATAAAGGCTTTAGCTCGGCCAATGGTGAACCAATCGAAGGCTCACCAGGAGACGATACTATCAATGGTAGTGATGGCAACGATGTCATTTTTGGAAACAACGGTGCTGATATCATTCAAGGCGGGAAAGGCGATGATATTATCTTTGGTCATTGGGGCTCGATAAATGACGATGGGAGCATTTCCATCAACACCAGCTCCGGAGAGAACGGGAAAGACATCATAATGTTCAATTTGGGTGACGGAAATGACACTGTTGCAGAGTACGAAATAATCACATCACATAGATCTATCCTTAAGTTCGGTACCGGAATTTCTGCCGACAATATTCAACTTTCACGGGTCGGCTATGATTTGAAGCTCTCGTTTACCAACAGCCCTACTGATTCCGTTACTATTTATAATTGGTTTTTTGCCGATGACTATACCATCGGATCCATCCAGTTCGGTGCTGCCGAACCGGTTGATGCGAACACCTGGGTTATAAATAAAGGCTTTAGCTCGGCCAATGGTGAACCAATCGAAGGCTCACCAGGAGACGATACTATCAATGGTAGTGATGGCAACGATGTCATTTTTGGAAACAACGGTGCTGATATCATTCAAGGCGGGAAAGGCGATGATATTATCTTTGGTCATTGGGGCTCGATAAATGACGATGGGAGCATTTCCATCAACACCAGCTCCGGAGAGAACGGGAAAGACATCATAATGTTCAATTTGGGTGACGGAAATGACACTGTTGCAGAGCACGAAATAATCACATCACATAGATCTATCCTTAAGTTCGGTACCGGAATTTCTGCCGACAATATTCAACTTTCACGGGTCGGCTATGATTTGAAGCTCTCGTTTACCAACAGCCCTACTGATTCCGTTACTATTTATAATTGGTTTTTTGCCGATGACTATACCATCGGATCCCTTCAATTCGAAGGCCAAGAACCCCTAGACGCAGTAACATTCGTCGAATCAAAAATGTAA
- the nrdR gene encoding transcriptional regulator NrdR, with amino-acid sequence MHCPFCNTDDTKVIDSRLVAEGNQVRRRRECLACNERFTTYESAELMLPKVVKSDGTREPFDENKLRSGIHRALEKRPVSVEEVELAINKICHKLRATGERELPSRRIGEDVMNALRDLDQVAYVRFASVYRDFQDLSQFSDEIARLQKNGTVTGVK; translated from the coding sequence ATGCATTGCCCCTTTTGTAATACGGACGATACCAAGGTCATCGATTCGCGTTTGGTGGCGGAAGGCAATCAGGTGCGTCGCCGCCGAGAGTGTCTGGCCTGTAATGAACGTTTCACAACCTATGAAAGTGCCGAGCTGATGTTACCCAAAGTGGTGAAATCCGATGGTACCCGCGAGCCGTTCGACGAAAACAAGCTGCGCAGCGGCATCCACCGGGCTTTAGAAAAGCGTCCGGTGAGTGTGGAAGAGGTGGAGCTGGCGATTAACAAGATTTGCCACAAGCTGCGGGCCACCGGTGAGCGGGAGCTGCCATCGCGGCGCATTGGTGAGGATGTGATGAATGCGTTGCGCGATCTGGATCAGGTGGCTTATGTGCGATTCGCCTCGGTTTACCGTGATTTTCAAGACCTTAGCCAGTTTTCAGATGAGATCGCCCGGTTGCAGAAGAATGGCACTGTAACGGGGGTGAAATAA
- a CDS encoding Lrp/AsnC family transcriptional regulator — translation MGAMDRYDRQILEVLQQDGRISNQDLADRIGLSPSPCLRRVRQLEEEGFIRGYVGLLDEVKLGLKMTALINISMDKHTPERFAHFESAVAEFSEVQSCYLITGQSADYILKVVVEDMDHYQRFLLGKLTRIEGVSGVHSSFVMRKVVDKTAIAVSEHAL, via the coding sequence TTGGGCGCAATGGACCGTTATGATCGACAGATTTTAGAGGTTTTACAGCAGGACGGACGTATCAGTAACCAGGATCTGGCGGACCGTATTGGTTTGTCGCCTTCCCCTTGTTTGCGCCGGGTACGTCAGTTGGAGGAGGAGGGCTTTATCCGCGGGTATGTGGGATTGCTGGATGAGGTCAAACTGGGTCTGAAAATGACTGCGTTGATTAATATTTCAATGGACAAGCACACCCCGGAGCGGTTCGCGCATTTTGAATCGGCCGTGGCGGAATTCAGCGAGGTGCAGTCCTGTTATCTGATCACCGGACAAAGCGCGGATTACATTCTGAAAGTGGTGGTGGAAGATATGGATCATTATCAGCGCTTTTTGTTGGGTAAATTAACCCGTATCGAAGGGGTGTCGGGGGTGCATTCCAGCTTTGTCATGCGCAAAGTGGTGGATAAGACCGCTATCGCGGTGTCGGAACACGCTTTATAG
- the leuA gene encoding 2-isopropylmalate synthase: MSFDHRKYSPYLPVQLPDRTWPDKVINQAPAWCSVDLRDGNQALIEPMTVDEKKRLFTLLVKVGFKEIEVGFPAASQPDFDFVRALIEEDMIPDDVTIQVLTQSRPELIERSFVALKGAKQAIVHLYNSTSPVQREQVFGLDKAGITEIAVKGAQKVLDESRQYPGTRWQFQYSPESYTSTEPEYAVDICSAVINVWQPDADNKVIINLPATVEVTTPNVYADQIEHFCRHVNQRDNVIISLHTHNDRGCGVAAGELGVMAGADRVEGTLLGNGERTGNMDIVTMAMNLYSRGVDPELDLSGMDEIISVVQDVTKIEVHPRHPYAGELVYTAFSGSHQDAIRKCLTKRNKDDLWDVAYLPIDPLDLGRSYEAVVRINSQSGKGGVAFVLEKDHGICIPRWMQISLSKIVQEDAESSAAEISSQRIWELFQQHFMATRPMSVVSYKLQHIEQEEISFVLEHNGEKTTVNAVGKGALSAFCSGLNQHFGIHLDVLDFEEHSLQHSSDSEAVAMVQVNCLGERHQGAAIHADSLFASMNAIIGAVNQAMQQKEVSVA; this comes from the coding sequence ATGTCATTCGATCATCGCAAATACAGCCCCTATTTGCCGGTGCAATTACCCGACCGCACCTGGCCCGACAAGGTCATCAACCAAGCACCCGCCTGGTGCAGCGTTGACCTGCGCGACGGCAACCAAGCCCTGATCGAACCCATGACGGTGGATGAGAAAAAACGCCTATTCACGCTGCTGGTAAAAGTCGGTTTCAAAGAAATCGAAGTGGGGTTTCCCGCCGCCTCGCAACCGGATTTCGATTTTGTCCGCGCCTTGATTGAAGAAGACATGATTCCGGACGACGTCACCATCCAGGTGTTAACCCAGTCCCGCCCGGAGTTGATCGAGCGATCTTTTGTGGCGTTGAAAGGTGCCAAGCAAGCGATTGTACATTTATATAATTCCACCTCCCCCGTGCAGCGGGAGCAGGTATTCGGATTGGATAAAGCCGGCATCACCGAGATCGCTGTCAAAGGCGCACAGAAAGTGTTAGATGAATCCCGCCAATACCCGGGCACCCGCTGGCAGTTCCAGTATTCACCGGAAAGCTATACCAGCACCGAACCGGAGTATGCAGTAGACATCTGTAGCGCCGTCATCAACGTATGGCAACCGGACGCCGACAACAAAGTCATTATTAATCTGCCTGCCACCGTGGAGGTCACCACCCCCAACGTGTACGCAGATCAGATCGAACATTTTTGTCGTCACGTGAATCAGCGTGACAACGTTATTATCAGCCTGCATACCCACAACGACCGTGGCTGCGGTGTCGCCGCCGGTGAATTAGGCGTGATGGCCGGTGCCGACCGTGTAGAAGGCACCCTGCTGGGCAACGGCGAGCGCACCGGCAATATGGACATCGTCACCATGGCGATGAACCTGTACAGCCGCGGCGTTGATCCTGAACTGGATCTGAGCGGCATGGATGAAATCATCAGCGTGGTGCAGGATGTGACTAAAATCGAAGTCCACCCCCGCCACCCTTATGCAGGCGAATTGGTTTACACCGCGTTTTCCGGCAGCCACCAGGATGCCATCCGCAAATGCTTAACCAAACGCAATAAAGACGATCTTTGGGATGTAGCCTATCTGCCCATCGACCCGCTGGATCTGGGCCGCAGCTATGAAGCAGTGGTTCGGATCAACAGCCAGTCCGGCAAAGGTGGCGTGGCGTTTGTATTGGAAAAAGATCACGGCATTTGCATACCGCGCTGGATGCAGATTTCGTTGAGCAAAATTGTGCAGGAAGATGCAGAGAGCAGCGCGGCGGAGATTTCTTCGCAACGCATCTGGGAGCTATTCCAGCAACACTTTATGGCAACCCGGCCAATGTCGGTGGTGTCTTATAAATTGCAGCACATTGAGCAGGAAGAAATCAGTTTCGTACTGGAACACAACGGTGAAAAAACCACGGTCAACGCGGTGGGTAAAGGCGCATTATCAGCCTTTTGCAGCGGACTGAATCAACACTTCGGCATTCATCTGGATGTGCTGGATTTTGAAGAGCACAGCCTGCAACACTCCAGCGACAGCGAAGCGGTTGCCATGGTGCAGGTGAATTGCCTGGGCGAACGCCACCAGGGCGCAGCGATCCACGCCGATTCTTTGTTTGCTTCGATGAACGCCATTATCGGCGCGGTGAATCAGGCAATGCAGCAAAAAGAAGTGAGTGTTGCCTGA
- the glyA gene encoding serine hydroxymethyltransferase encodes MFSADMNIADFDPELWEAMEAEKQRQEQHIELIASENYTSPRVMQAQGSALTNKYAEGYPGKRYYGGCEYVDIAEQLAIDRAKELFGADYANVQPHSGSQANAAVYMALLNPGDTVLGMSLAEGGHLTHGAKVNFSGKMYNAVQYGLDHATGEVDYEQVAQLAREHKPKMILAGFSAYSRIMDWQKFRDIADEVGAYLMVDMAHVAGLVAAGVYPNPVQIADVTTTTTHKTLGGPRAGLILAKANPDLEKKLNSAVFPGGQGGPLMHVIAAKAVCFKEAMSDEFKTYQKQVVVNAKTMAQVFVERGYDVISDGTDNHLFLLSLIKQDITGKDADAALGKAFITVNKNAVPNDPRSPFVTSGLRIGTPAVTRRGFGETEVKELAGWMCDILADLENEALIAEVREKVKAVCARFPVYGK; translated from the coding sequence ATGTTTTCAGCCGATATGAATATTGCCGATTTTGATCCCGAACTGTGGGAAGCCATGGAAGCTGAAAAGCAGCGCCAGGAACAGCACATTGAACTCATCGCCTCAGAAAACTACACCAGCCCCCGGGTCATGCAGGCTCAGGGCTCTGCGCTCACCAACAAATACGCGGAAGGTTACCCCGGCAAGCGCTATTACGGCGGCTGTGAATACGTGGATATTGCCGAGCAACTGGCTATCGACCGTGCCAAAGAGCTGTTCGGTGCCGATTACGCCAACGTGCAGCCACACTCCGGCTCCCAGGCCAACGCCGCCGTTTATATGGCGTTGCTGAACCCCGGCGACACTGTGTTGGGTATGAGCCTGGCGGAAGGTGGCCACCTGACGCACGGTGCTAAAGTCAACTTCTCTGGCAAAATGTATAACGCTGTTCAGTACGGACTGGACCACGCCACCGGCGAAGTGGATTACGAGCAAGTGGCGCAACTGGCCCGTGAACACAAACCGAAAATGATTCTGGCTGGCTTTTCCGCTTATTCCCGCATTATGGACTGGCAAAAATTCCGTGATATCGCCGATGAGGTAGGTGCCTATCTGATGGTCGACATGGCACACGTGGCCGGATTGGTGGCTGCCGGAGTTTATCCAAACCCCGTGCAAATAGCGGACGTTACCACCACCACCACACACAAAACCCTGGGCGGCCCCCGCGCCGGTCTGATCCTGGCGAAAGCCAATCCGGATCTGGAAAAGAAACTGAACTCAGCGGTATTTCCGGGCGGGCAGGGCGGCCCCTTAATGCACGTCATCGCCGCCAAAGCCGTGTGCTTTAAAGAAGCCATGAGCGACGAATTCAAAACCTATCAAAAACAAGTGGTCGTCAACGCAAAAACGATGGCGCAGGTGTTTGTTGAGCGCGGCTATGATGTGATATCTGATGGCACCGACAACCACTTGTTCCTGCTGTCTCTGATCAAGCAGGACATTACCGGTAAAGACGCCGATGCAGCGTTAGGCAAAGCGTTTATCACTGTTAATAAAAACGCCGTCCCGAATGACCCACGCTCGCCGTTTGTCACCAGTGGTTTGCGGATAGGAACTCCGGCAGTGACTCGTCGTGGTTTTGGCGAAACAGAAGTGAAGGAGCTGGCGGGCTGGATGTGCGATATTCTGGCAGATCTGGAAAACGAGGCACTGATTGCGGAAGTGCGTGAAAAAGTGAAAGCGGTTTGTGCTAGGTTTCCTGTTTACGGGAAGTGA
- a CDS encoding riboflavin synthase, whose product MFTGIIESVGKIANMEPRGGDMRLRINTHKLDLGDVKLGDSIAVNGVCLTVIQLPGDGFWADVSLETLAHTSFKQLQTGSRVNLEKALTPQTRLGGHMVSGHVDGLGEIASRHEDARSIRLQVKAPDDLAKYIAHKGSICVDGISLTVNAVSGALFDLNIVPHTVQETTVGQWQPGVKVNLEVDVIARYLERLLLGEKAADPKQEGDITLGFLAQNGFLK is encoded by the coding sequence ATGTTTACGGGAATTATCGAATCCGTTGGCAAGATCGCCAATATGGAACCCCGCGGCGGTGATATGCGGTTGCGCATTAACACCCATAAGCTGGATCTGGGGGATGTAAAACTGGGCGACAGTATCGCCGTGAACGGTGTCTGTCTTACTGTGATTCAGTTGCCCGGTGATGGTTTTTGGGCTGATGTGTCCCTGGAAACCCTGGCTCATACCAGTTTCAAACAATTGCAGACCGGTTCCAGGGTCAACCTGGAAAAAGCCCTGACCCCGCAAACCCGTCTGGGAGGGCATATGGTGTCCGGTCACGTGGACGGCCTGGGTGAAATTGCTTCCCGTCACGAAGATGCCCGCTCCATCCGTTTGCAGGTAAAGGCGCCGGATGATCTGGCGAAATACATTGCACACAAAGGCTCCATTTGTGTGGATGGCATCAGTCTGACAGTGAATGCCGTCAGCGGAGCCCTGTTCGATCTGAATATTGTCCCCCATACTGTGCAGGAAACCACGGTCGGTCAATGGCAGCCCGGCGTGAAGGTGAACCTGGAAGTGGACGTCATTGCCCGCTACCTGGAACGCTTACTGTTGGGCGAGAAAGCAGCCGATCCGAAGCAGGAAGGGGATATCACGCTTGGATTTTTAGCGCAAAACGGTTTTTTAAAGTAG
- the ribBA gene encoding bifunctional 3,4-dihydroxy-2-butanone-4-phosphate synthase/GTP cyclohydrolase II, with amino-acid sequence MQLNTIEELIEDIRHGKMVILMDDEDRENEGDLVIASTMVRPEDINFMIKQARGLVCLTMTRERCQQLNLPLMVSGPNGSQFGTNFTLSIEATEGVTTGISAGDRARTVQAAVARDAKPSDIVQPGHIFPIMAQPGGVLRRAGHTEAGCDLARLAGLEASSVIVEIINEDGTMARRPDLEAFAQEHGLKIGTIADLIHYRTVNERTVEKLRTEKFPTQYGEFNLTLFRDLIDGQVHLALVKGDVSQVEAPYVRVHVADPLRDLLLSIKENSSGWNLQKSLRFLGKSDDPGVILLLGDSFEKHNVEELVDSFTTGRQPARQTTGDGTGIYRTIGTGSQILRDLGLSKMRLLSSPMRFNALSGFDLEIVEYVDSDI; translated from the coding sequence ATGCAATTGAACACAATTGAAGAACTGATCGAAGATATTCGCCATGGCAAAATGGTGATTTTGATGGACGATGAAGATCGTGAAAATGAAGGCGATCTGGTGATTGCCTCCACCATGGTGCGTCCCGAAGACATTAATTTCATGATCAAGCAGGCCCGTGGGTTGGTGTGTTTGACGATGACCCGTGAACGTTGCCAACAATTAAATTTACCTTTGATGGTGAGTGGGCCTAACGGCTCCCAATTCGGGACCAACTTCACGCTCTCTATTGAAGCGACTGAAGGCGTGACAACCGGAATCTCCGCCGGCGATCGCGCCCGCACAGTGCAAGCGGCGGTAGCCCGTGACGCCAAGCCCTCGGACATCGTTCAGCCCGGCCATATTTTCCCTATCATGGCGCAGCCCGGTGGTGTATTGCGCCGCGCAGGCCATACGGAAGCTGGCTGTGATCTGGCTCGATTGGCTGGCCTTGAAGCGTCCTCGGTCATTGTGGAAATTATTAATGAAGACGGCACAATGGCCCGGCGCCCGGATCTGGAGGCCTTTGCTCAGGAGCACGGGCTGAAAATCGGCACCATTGCCGATCTGATTCATTACCGCACGGTAAACGAGCGCACCGTGGAAAAACTGCGCACTGAAAAATTCCCTACTCAATACGGGGAGTTCAATCTGACTTTATTCCGTGATCTGATCGACGGCCAGGTGCATCTGGCGCTGGTAAAAGGCGATGTATCGCAGGTAGAAGCCCCTTATGTGCGTGTGCACGTGGCAGATCCGTTGCGGGATTTGTTGCTGTCCATTAAAGAAAACTCCAGCGGCTGGAATCTGCAGAAGTCGTTACGTTTTCTGGGAAAAAGCGACGATCCCGGTGTGATTCTATTGCTGGGCGATTCGTTCGAAAAACACAACGTGGAAGAGCTGGTGGACAGCTTCACCACCGGCAGGCAACCGGCGCGACAAACTACCGGCGACGGCACTGGCATTTATCGCACTATCGGCACCGGCTCGCAGATTTTACGGGATCTGGGGTTGAGCAAAATGCGTCTGCTCAGCTCGCCAATGCGCTTTAACGCGCTCTCGGGTTTCGATTTGGAAATCGTGGAATACGTCGACAGTGATATTTGA